A single Clavibacter nebraskensis NCPPB 2581 DNA region contains:
- a CDS encoding endonuclease/exonuclease/phosphatase family protein, translated as MMASGGFSRRDLFDGAGSSDPGVGRPTRASGTALLERPRADETTTTTDGPDGTAEADPPPSRQAAATSVAPAPPQQATIGSAEGDLVHVMTCNIRLARPSTEPGDPDHWADREPVLARFLQLEQPTVLGVQEALSAQLPAIARALPHHRMLGYGRDGGSGGEYSAIFYDERRLDVVAWDQFWLSDLPELIGSRSWGCSTTRIATWARFRDRRSGAEFVHLNTHLDHESELARVKSADLITERLQEVASGAPVVVTGDFNAPAEESAAYDILTRDAGLADTWTTAAHHATPGIGTFTAYGDPVPEGERIDWILAGDGVEVVDSAINPYTFEGRSPSDHAAVQALVRLARTA; from the coding sequence ATGATGGCCAGCGGCGGATTCAGCCGACGCGACCTGTTCGACGGTGCCGGATCCTCCGATCCCGGCGTCGGAAGGCCCACCCGCGCTTCCGGCACGGCGCTCCTCGAGCGGCCGCGCGCGGACGAGACGACCACGACGACGGACGGCCCGGACGGCACCGCGGAGGCCGACCCCCCTCCGTCTCGTCAGGCGGCAGCGACCTCCGTCGCTCCCGCCCCGCCCCAGCAGGCGACCATCGGCTCCGCCGAGGGCGACCTCGTGCACGTCATGACCTGCAACATCCGCCTGGCCCGGCCCTCCACCGAGCCGGGCGACCCTGACCACTGGGCCGACCGCGAGCCCGTGCTCGCCCGGTTCCTCCAGCTCGAGCAGCCCACCGTCCTCGGCGTGCAGGAGGCCCTCTCGGCCCAGCTGCCCGCCATCGCCCGGGCGCTCCCCCACCACCGCATGCTCGGCTACGGCCGCGACGGCGGCTCCGGCGGCGAGTACAGCGCGATCTTCTACGACGAGCGCCGCCTCGACGTCGTGGCGTGGGACCAGTTCTGGCTGTCCGACCTGCCGGAGCTCATCGGATCCCGCTCCTGGGGCTGCAGCACCACGCGCATCGCGACGTGGGCGCGCTTCCGCGACCGCCGCAGCGGCGCCGAGTTCGTGCACCTCAACACGCACCTCGACCACGAGTCCGAGCTCGCGCGCGTGAAGAGCGCCGACCTCATCACGGAGCGGCTGCAGGAGGTCGCGTCCGGCGCGCCCGTCGTCGTCACCGGCGACTTCAACGCGCCGGCCGAGGAGTCGGCGGCGTACGACATCCTCACGCGCGACGCGGGCCTCGCCGACACCTGGACCACGGCCGCGCACCACGCGACCCCGGGCATCGGCACCTTCACGGCCTACGGCGACCCGGTGCCCGAGGGCGAGCGCATCGACTGGATCCTCGCGGGCGACGGCGTCGAGGTGGTCGACTCGGCCATCAACCCGTACACGTTCGAGGGCCGCTCCCCCTCCGATCACGCCGCCGTCCAGGCGCTCGTGCGTCTCGCCCGCACCGCCTGA
- a CDS encoding acyltransferase family protein, whose protein sequence is MTSTVTVKSETGRKIEFLEAVRGVASFIVVLQHLIAAEHPAFEDFSRQWVDAGRVGVVAFFLVSGYVIPLSLQRQDTRTFLVRRLYRLFPLYWLVLGVMMLWVAATGDGELGGPLVIMANVLMVQGAVGIFTIVPTAWTLGIELIFYGQSLVAKLIGRLDRSVVMGYVWLAGFVAAAIAGRVLERELPWTLPLLLYTASLGHAIHLRDRDGSTAWRGLLVAGVVGVPLFTYLNGGQDAAWPPFDYAVSFLLGLGLFFAFYASRGAAHSRVLIWLGAISYAAYLLHPLAYRVVRAVDAPEGIVRVIAAIALTLVVSWLVHRFVEVPFVGVARRLTSRPAAAKASRG, encoded by the coding sequence GTGACCAGCACCGTGACTGTGAAAAGCGAGACCGGTCGGAAGATCGAGTTCCTCGAGGCGGTCCGCGGCGTCGCGTCGTTCATCGTGGTGCTGCAGCACCTCATCGCCGCGGAGCACCCGGCGTTCGAGGACTTCAGCCGGCAGTGGGTGGACGCCGGGCGCGTGGGCGTCGTCGCGTTCTTCCTGGTGAGCGGGTACGTCATCCCGCTGAGCCTCCAGCGGCAGGACACCCGCACCTTCCTGGTGCGCCGCCTCTACCGGCTCTTCCCGCTTTACTGGCTCGTGCTCGGCGTCATGATGCTCTGGGTCGCGGCCACGGGCGACGGCGAGCTCGGCGGCCCTCTCGTGATCATGGCGAACGTGCTCATGGTGCAGGGCGCCGTGGGCATCTTCACGATCGTGCCGACGGCCTGGACCCTCGGCATCGAGCTGATCTTCTACGGCCAGTCCCTCGTCGCGAAGCTCATCGGCCGCCTCGACCGCAGCGTGGTCATGGGGTACGTGTGGCTCGCGGGCTTCGTCGCGGCGGCGATCGCCGGCCGGGTGCTCGAGCGCGAGCTGCCCTGGACCCTGCCGCTGCTGCTCTACACGGCCTCGCTCGGGCACGCGATCCACCTGCGCGACCGCGACGGATCCACCGCCTGGCGCGGCCTCCTCGTCGCCGGCGTCGTGGGCGTGCCGCTGTTCACGTACCTCAACGGCGGGCAGGACGCGGCGTGGCCGCCGTTCGACTACGCCGTGTCGTTCCTGCTCGGCCTCGGCCTGTTCTTCGCGTTCTACGCGTCGCGCGGGGCGGCCCACTCGCGCGTGCTCATCTGGCTCGGCGCGATCTCCTACGCCGCGTACCTCCTGCACCCGCTCGCCTACCGCGTGGTACGGGCCGTGGACGCGCCCGAGGGGATCGTGCGGGTGATCGCCGCCATCGCCCTGACGCTCGTCGTCTCGTGGCTCGTGCACCGGTTCGTGGAGGTGCCGTTCGTCGGCGTCGCCCGCCGCCTCACGAGCCGCCCGGCGGCTGCGAAGGCATCGCGGGGCTAG
- a CDS encoding dienelactone hydrolase family protein, with product MTDPASTPFWSPSLAELTERVPLPAGADIQMGPVLYDHEGTELEGLLARDAAQSGRRPAVLVIHDWFGVGGHVAARIQMLARLGYVAFAADVYGRDVRPGPEEAGQVAGSFYGDLPLMRARVQAGIDRLAAEPDVDPSRIAVMGYCFGGSASLEVARAGADVKAAISLHGSLVVHEPADVADVKAAILVLTGADDPMVPDEKVAAFQDEMRTRPAIDWQVVTYSGAMHAFSVPGVDSPDHGAQYQDRAERRSWRALTDFLAEHLG from the coding sequence ATGACCGACCCCGCATCGACCCCCTTCTGGTCACCGTCCCTCGCCGAGCTCACGGAGCGCGTGCCGCTGCCCGCGGGCGCCGACATCCAGATGGGCCCCGTGCTGTACGACCACGAGGGCACCGAGCTCGAGGGGCTCCTCGCCCGCGACGCCGCGCAGAGCGGCCGGCGCCCGGCCGTGCTCGTGATCCACGACTGGTTCGGCGTCGGCGGGCACGTGGCCGCGCGGATCCAGATGCTCGCGCGCCTCGGCTACGTCGCGTTCGCCGCCGACGTCTACGGCCGCGACGTGCGCCCCGGCCCGGAGGAGGCCGGCCAGGTGGCGGGATCCTTCTACGGCGACCTCCCGCTCATGCGCGCCCGCGTGCAGGCCGGCATCGACCGTCTCGCGGCGGAGCCCGACGTCGACCCGTCGCGCATCGCCGTCATGGGCTACTGCTTCGGCGGCAGTGCCTCGCTCGAGGTCGCCCGCGCGGGCGCCGACGTCAAGGCCGCGATCTCGCTGCACGGCAGCCTCGTCGTGCACGAGCCCGCCGACGTCGCCGACGTGAAGGCCGCGATCCTCGTGCTCACGGGCGCGGACGACCCGATGGTCCCCGACGAGAAGGTCGCCGCGTTCCAGGACGAGATGCGCACGCGTCCCGCGATCGACTGGCAGGTCGTGACCTACAGCGGCGCCATGCACGCCTTCTCCGTGCCGGGCGTCGACTCCCCGGATCACGGCGCGCAGTACCAGGACCGGGCCGAGCGCCGCTCGTGGCGCGCGCTCACGGACTTCCTCGCGGAGCACCTGGGCTGA
- the purL gene encoding phosphoribosylformylglycinamidine synthase subunit PurL yields MSVHPDPASVPTDPAGEGRSNRRHVADTVEMAERTPEKEQPYAALGLTEGEYLKIREILGRRPTSGELAMYSVMWSEHCSYKSSKKYLRQFGQKVSESMKKDLMVGMGENAGVVDVGEGWAVTFKIESHNHPSYIEPFQGAATGVGGIVRDIISMGARPVAVMDALRFGDIDDPDTARVVHGVVAGISFYGNCLGLPNIGGETYFDRVYQGNPLVNALAVGVLRHEDLHLANARGVGNKVVLFGARTGGDGIGGASILASDTFADGGPTKRPAVQVGDPFAEKVLIECCLELFAKDLVEGIQDLGAAGISCATSELASNGDGGMHIRLEEVLLRDPSLTAEEILMSESQERMMAVVTPEKLEGFLEVVRKWDVETSVLGEVTDTGRLVIDHHGERIVDVEPRTVAVDGPVYDRPVAYPAWIDALQADSASRLARPTSPEEIKDQFLQLLGSPNLADASWITDQYDRYVMGNTALSFPDDAGMVRVDEESGLGFSVATDANGRFCQLDPYRGAQLALAEAYRNVAASGATPVAVSDCLNFGSPEDPEVMWQFSRTVEGLADGCLELEIPVTGGNVSLYNQTGTQAIHPTPVVGVLGVIDDVARRIPSGWQDEGDNIYLLGVTREELDGSAWAGTVHDHLGGVPPVVDLAAEKDLASLIAAGATQSLIASAHDLSDGGLGQALAESVMRFGVGARVWLDGIVQRDGVDQATALFSESTGRMLVTVPREDDVKFQGLCEGRGYPVLRIGVTDAQAPGLELQGLFTLSVDELRGVHRATLPARFGTAVEA; encoded by the coding sequence CGACCCCGCGGGAGAGGGACGCAGCAACCGCCGCCACGTCGCCGACACCGTCGAGATGGCCGAGCGCACCCCCGAGAAGGAGCAGCCGTACGCGGCGCTCGGGCTCACGGAGGGCGAGTACCTCAAGATCCGCGAGATCCTCGGCCGCCGCCCCACGAGCGGCGAGCTCGCCATGTACTCGGTCATGTGGAGCGAGCACTGCTCCTACAAGTCCTCGAAGAAGTACCTGCGCCAGTTCGGCCAGAAGGTCTCCGAGTCCATGAAGAAGGACCTCATGGTCGGCATGGGCGAGAACGCGGGCGTCGTCGACGTGGGCGAGGGCTGGGCCGTCACCTTCAAGATCGAGAGCCACAACCACCCGTCCTACATCGAGCCGTTCCAGGGCGCGGCTACGGGCGTCGGCGGCATCGTCCGCGACATCATCTCGATGGGCGCGCGCCCGGTCGCCGTCATGGACGCGCTGCGCTTCGGCGACATCGACGACCCGGACACCGCGCGCGTCGTGCACGGCGTGGTCGCGGGCATCAGCTTCTACGGCAACTGCCTGGGGCTCCCGAACATCGGCGGCGAGACCTACTTCGACCGCGTCTACCAGGGCAACCCGCTCGTCAACGCGCTCGCGGTCGGCGTCCTCCGCCACGAGGACCTCCACCTCGCCAACGCGCGCGGTGTGGGCAACAAGGTCGTGCTGTTCGGCGCCCGCACGGGCGGCGACGGCATCGGCGGCGCGTCCATCCTCGCGAGCGACACCTTCGCCGACGGCGGCCCGACGAAGCGCCCCGCGGTGCAGGTCGGCGACCCGTTCGCGGAGAAGGTGCTCATCGAGTGCTGCCTCGAGCTGTTCGCGAAGGACCTCGTCGAAGGGATCCAGGACCTCGGCGCCGCGGGCATCTCCTGCGCCACGAGCGAGCTCGCGTCCAACGGCGACGGCGGCATGCACATCCGGCTCGAGGAGGTGCTGCTGCGCGACCCGTCGCTCACGGCCGAGGAGATCCTCATGTCGGAGAGCCAGGAGCGCATGATGGCGGTCGTCACGCCGGAGAAGCTCGAGGGCTTCCTCGAGGTCGTCCGCAAGTGGGACGTCGAGACCAGCGTGCTCGGCGAGGTCACCGACACGGGCCGCCTCGTCATCGACCACCACGGCGAGCGCATCGTCGACGTGGAGCCGCGCACGGTCGCGGTCGACGGCCCCGTCTACGACCGGCCCGTCGCCTACCCCGCGTGGATCGACGCCCTCCAGGCCGACTCCGCGTCGCGCCTCGCCCGGCCCACCTCGCCGGAGGAGATCAAGGACCAGTTCCTGCAGCTCCTTGGCAGCCCGAACCTCGCCGACGCGTCGTGGATCACCGACCAGTACGACCGCTATGTCATGGGCAACACGGCCCTGTCCTTCCCCGACGACGCGGGCATGGTCCGCGTCGACGAGGAGAGCGGCCTCGGCTTCTCGGTCGCGACCGACGCGAACGGCCGCTTCTGCCAGCTCGACCCGTACCGCGGCGCGCAGCTCGCCCTCGCGGAGGCGTACCGCAACGTCGCCGCATCCGGCGCCACGCCCGTCGCCGTGAGCGACTGCCTCAACTTCGGCAGCCCCGAGGACCCCGAAGTCATGTGGCAGTTCAGCCGCACGGTGGAGGGCCTCGCGGACGGCTGCCTCGAGCTCGAGATCCCCGTCACGGGCGGCAACGTCTCCCTCTACAACCAGACGGGCACGCAGGCCATCCACCCCACGCCCGTCGTGGGCGTGCTCGGCGTGATCGACGACGTCGCGCGCCGCATCCCCTCCGGCTGGCAGGACGAGGGCGACAACATCTACCTGCTCGGCGTCACGCGCGAGGAGCTCGACGGATCCGCCTGGGCCGGCACCGTGCACGACCACCTCGGCGGCGTCCCGCCCGTCGTCGACCTCGCCGCCGAGAAGGACCTCGCCTCGCTCATCGCCGCAGGCGCCACGCAGTCGCTCATCGCGAGCGCGCACGACCTCTCGGACGGCGGCCTCGGCCAGGCGCTCGCGGAGTCCGTGATGCGCTTCGGCGTCGGCGCCCGCGTGTGGCTCGACGGCATCGTCCAGCGCGACGGCGTCGACCAGGCGACCGCGCTCTTCTCCGAGTCCACCGGCCGCATGCTCGTCACGGTGCCGCGCGAGGACGACGTCAAGTTCCAGGGCCTCTGCGAGGGGCGCGGCTACCCTGTGCTCCGCATCGGGGTGACGGACGCGCAGGCGCCCGGCCTCGAGCTGCAGGGTCTCTTCACCCTGTCCGTGGACGAGCTGCGCGGGGTCCACCGCGCCACGCTCCCCGCGCGCTTCGGCACCGCCGTGGAGGCATGA
- a CDS encoding SGNH/GDSL hydrolase family protein → MPARRMARGALGALAAVLLLAGCTSAPQPAPTATEGEPAPGASATTAPEDMVRIVVMGDSNTNGFVGTLPQGIDQGMAYVDYVVGDPLTFAGGWGTDGATSTVMAANTPTVEDVDVALIMIGTNNRIAGVPDTQLDADILQTVEKLAPKETVILGIPPQNASPETPPEVNAHLEEFAGAQGYHFFNPWKNLTNKDMKWRTEFFRDGIHTNMTGYKLMGAEVRKYVRTEVLADDAQK, encoded by the coding sequence ATGCCCGCACGTCGCATGGCCCGGGGCGCTCTCGGCGCCCTCGCCGCCGTCCTCCTGCTCGCCGGGTGCACCAGCGCGCCGCAGCCCGCCCCCACCGCGACCGAGGGCGAGCCCGCGCCCGGCGCATCCGCCACGACGGCGCCCGAGGACATGGTCCGCATCGTCGTCATGGGCGACTCGAACACGAACGGCTTCGTCGGCACGCTGCCGCAGGGCATCGACCAGGGCATGGCCTACGTCGACTACGTCGTGGGCGACCCCCTGACCTTCGCGGGCGGCTGGGGCACCGACGGCGCGACGAGCACCGTCATGGCCGCGAACACGCCCACCGTCGAGGACGTCGACGTCGCGCTCATCATGATCGGCACGAACAACCGCATCGCGGGCGTGCCGGACACGCAGCTCGACGCGGACATCCTCCAGACGGTCGAGAAGCTCGCGCCGAAGGAGACGGTGATCCTCGGCATCCCGCCGCAGAACGCGTCGCCCGAGACGCCGCCCGAGGTCAACGCGCACCTCGAGGAGTTCGCCGGCGCGCAGGGGTACCACTTCTTCAACCCGTGGAAGAACCTCACGAACAAGGACATGAAGTGGCGGACCGAGTTCTTCCGCGACGGGATCCACACCAACATGACGGGCTACAAGCTCATGGGCGCGGAGGTGCGCAAGTACGTGCGCACCGAGGTGCTCGCGGACGACGCCCAGAAGTAG